The Bacteroides ovatus genomic interval TTAAAAATACCTTTTGTGACGGCTGCCATGGATACGGTTACCGAAGCGAAAATGGCGATTGCCATTGCTCGTGAAGGTGGTATCGGTGTGATTCACAAAAATATGTCTATCGAAGAACAGGCAAGACAAGTTGCTATCGTAAAGCGTGCCGAAAATGGTATGATTTATGACCCTGTAACGATTAAAAGAGGTTCTACTGTTCAGGATGCACTGGACATCATGGCGGAATATAAAATCGGTGGTATCCCTGTGGTAGATGATGAAGGTTATTTGGTGGGTATTGTAACCAACAGAGATTTGCGTTTCGAAAGAGACATGGCAAAACATATTGATCTTGTCATGACTCCGAAAGAAAGATTGGTGACTACTAACCAGTCTACTGACTTGGAATCTGCTGCACAGATTCTTCAGAAACATAAGATTGAGAAACTTCCGATTGTCGGAATGGACGGAAAGTTGATCGGTCTTGTCACTTATAAAGATATTACAAAAGCAAAAGATAAACCGATGGCTTGCAAAGACGCCAAAGGGCGTCTGCGTGTAGCTGCCGGTGTAGGTGTTACTGCCGATACGCTGGAACGTATGCAGGCATTGGTGGATGCCGGTGCAGATGCAATCGTGATTGATACAGCTCACGGACACTCTAAGTTTGTGATTGAAAAACTGAAAGAAGCAAAGAAACGCTTCCCGAATATTGATATTGTGGTAGGTAACATTGCTACCGGAGAAGCTGCCAAAGCTTTGGTGGAAGCTGGTGCAGATGCTGTGAAAGTAGGTATCGGCCCGGGTTCTATCTGTACCACTCGGGTGGTTGCCGGTGTAGGTGTTCCACAGTTATCGGCTGTCTATGATGTAGCAAAAGCGTTGAAGGGTACAGGTATTCCTTTGATTGCCGATGGTGGTTTGCGTTATTCGGGCGACGTGGTGAAAGCATTGGCTGCCGGAGGATATTGCGTAATGATCGGATCATTGGTTGCCGGAACAGAAGAATCTCCGGGTGACACTATTATCTTCAATGGTCGTAAATTCAAATCCTATCGTGGTATGGGTTCATTGGAAGCAATGGAGAACGGTTCGAAAGACCGCTACTTCCAGAGTGGAACGGCTGATGTGAAGAAGCTTGTTCCCGAAGGAATCGCTGCCCGTGTTCCTTATAAAGGTACGCTTTTCGAAGTTGTGTATCAGCTGACTGGTGGTTTGCGTGCAGGTATGGGATACTGTGGCGCTGCTAACATTGAGAAACTTCATGACGCTAAGTTTACCCGCATTACCAATGCAGGTGTAATGGAAAGTCATCCGCACGACGTGACGATTACCAGTGAATCGCCTAACTATAGCCGTCCGGAATAATAGATAGATACGGTGAACTATTAACGGTGAACGGTGAACAGGCTGTATAATCAGCAGGGTGTTCACTGCTCACCGTTTGTTGTTTGAAAAATAAAAAATGATGATGAAAAGAAGCCTGTTGTTGGGATGTATTTCTCTCTTTGTAGTCGCGGTCTTTGCACAGGAAGATCCGGTATTGATGCGTGTTAACGGAAGAGAGATACTCCGTTCGGAATTTGAATATGCATACCGCCGTTATGCGGAACGTTCAAATGCCAGACTTTCGTCCAAAGAGTATGCGGCACTTTTCGCTCAATCGAAGTTGAAAGTGGAAGCAGCCAGGGCTGCCGGACTTGATACGACCTCTGTTTTTCGTAAACAACAGGAGAAATGCCGGACCGAGTTGGTGGAATCTTATCTGATAGACAGGCAAGTGATGGATAGTTGTGCCCGTGCTATCTATCAGAAGATGGGATTGAAAGCACGTAGCGGCAGGGTACAGGTGATGCAGATTTTCAAACGTTTGCCACAGACAATCACTTCCCGGCATTTAGAAGAAGAAAAAACGCGGATGGATTCTATATACCGGATGATACAGAATCAGCCGGATTTGAACTTTAACCGTTTGGTCGAAATATATTCGGATGATAAGCAAAGTAGATGGATCGAATGTCTGGAAACAACGAGCGAGTTTGAGAATGTTGCTTTCTCTCTGGCAAAAGGTATGGCATCGCAGCCCTTTTTCACTCCTGAAGGGATTCATATCTTGAAAGTGATGGATCGGGAGGAAACAGCTGCTTACGAAAATGTCAGTGCCAGGTTAATGGAACGGTTACGGCGCAAGGAGATTTTGGACAAAGGTACAGGCGCGGTGCTCGAACGCTTGAAAAAAGCATGGCAGTATGCTCCCAATCAGGCGGCAATGGAAGAACTGCTGGCGAAAGGCCGTACAGAACAAACCCTGTTTACGATTGACGGACAAGCATACACCGGAACTATGTTCACGCATTTTGCCTCTTCTCATCCTCAAGCTGTCAAACGGCAGTTGGAAGGATTTATAGCTAAGTCATTGCTGGATTATGAAAGCCGGAATATCGATAAAAAGCATCCGGAAATTCCTTATGCCTTGCGGGAATCTGATGAAAACTATTTGGTGGAAGAGATAACACGTCAGAAAATAGATTTGCCCGCAGCTAATGACCGGGCGGGATTGGCTACTTATTTTAAATTTCATTCGTCGGATTATCGGTGGGAGAGCCCCCGGTATAGAGGAGTCGTGCTTCATTGCGTTGATAAAAAGATGGCAAAGCAAGCCAAAAAAATGCTGAAGAAAGTGCCGGAAAAAGAGTGGGCGGACAAGCTTCGGCAAACTTTTAATACATCCGGGGAGGAAAAGATACAAGTTGAACAAGGAATTTTTGCCGACGGAGACAATAAATATATAGATAAACTGGTTTTTAAGAAGGGTGATTTTGATCCTTTGATGTCTTATCCTTTTACTATTGTAGTAGGCGAAAAAATGAAAGGTCCAGATGATTATCGGGAAGTAATTGATCGGGTTCGAAAGGATTATCGAAGCTATCTTGACACGTGCTGGATGCGGGAATTGAGTGAGTCCGGTAAGGTTGAAATAAACCAAGAGGTTTTAAAAACAGTTAATAATAACTGATGTAACCGATTATTCACTATCTTCGTACCTTAAATAAGTAGATTTTAGTTGCCGATGCGAATATTAGTCCTCTTACTGATTACCCTTCTTGGTTGTGGAGCGTGCAAGGAACAGCACGACCACAAAGGAAAGACTCCTTTGGTAGAGGTGGACGGTAATTTTTTATATAAAGAAGATTTGATGTCCGTGCTTCCGGTCGGATTGTCAAAAGATGATAGCATTCTCTTCACCGAGCACTATATTCGTAGTTGGGCGGAAGAGATTTTATTGTATGAGAAAGCTGCGAACAATATCCCCGATAATGTGGATGTAGACAAGCTGGTGGAGAATTATCGAAAAGCGTTGATAATGCATACTTATCAGCAGGAGTTGATTAGCCAGAAGTTGACGAATGATATTTCCGAACACGAGATAGCAGAGTATTACGGCAAAAACAAGGAATTGTTTAAACTGGAAAGTCCGTTGATTAAGGGATTGTTTATTAAAGTGCCGTTGACAGCTCCCCAGTTGAACAATGTGCGCAGATGGTATAAGTCGGAAAAACAGGATGCTATCGAGAGCCTGGAAAAATATAGTTTGCAGAATGCGGTGAAATATGAATATTTCTATGATAAATGGGTGTCCGTGACCGATGTCCTGGACATGATTCCGTTGAAAGTAGAGGCACCGGAAGAGTACGTAAACAAACACCGTCAGGTAGAATTGAAAGATACGGCTTATTATTATTTCCTGAATGTGAGCGATTATCGCGGAGTTGGTGAGGAGAAACCGTATGAATTTGCCCGCTCGGAAGTGAAAGACTTACTGGTAAATCAGAAACGGGTGAGCTTTATGGAACAGGTAAAGAACGACTTGTATCAGCAGGCGGTAAGTAAGAAGAAGATTATATATAATTATTAAATACAAAGAATGAAGAAGTTTGTGAACTTTAGATTTGTTGTTACCCTTGTCCTGGCAATATTTGCTAATGTGGCAACCTATGCACAAGATAATGTGGTTGATGAAGTAGTTTGGGTAGTAGGTGACGAAGCTATTTTAAAATCAGATGTAGAAGAGGCCCGTATGGATGCCTTGTATAATGGACGCAGATTCGAAGGCGATCCTTATTGTGTAATTCCTGAAGAGATTGCTGTGCAGAAGTTATTCCTGCATCAGGCAAAGTTGGACAGTATCGAGGTTTCCGAAGCGGAAATCATCCAGCGTGTGGATATGATGACCAATATGTACATCCAGCAGATCGGTTCCAGAGAGAAAATGGAGGAGTATTTCAATAAAACATCCACCCAGATTCGTGAAACTTTGCGTGATAATGCACGTGACGGATTGACGGTTCAGAAGATGCAGCAGAAACTGGCAGGAGATATCAAAGTGACTCCGGCAGAAGTACGCCGTTACTTCAAAGATCTTCCACAGGATAGTATCCCTTACATTCCTACACAGGTGGAAGTGCAGATTATTACTTTGCAACCCAAAATACCCGTTTCGGAAATCGAGGATGTAAAGAGGACACTGCGTGATTATACGGATCGTGTGACAAAAGGAGAAATCGACTTCTCTACATTGGCCCGTTTGTATTCTGAAGATAAGGCTTCTGCCATTAAAGGTGGTGAATGTGGATTTATGGGACGTGGTATGATGGACCCCGCTTATGCGAATGTGGCATTCAGCTTGCAGGACCCGAAGAAAGTTTCCAAAATTGTAGAATCGGAATTTGGTTTCCATATTATCCAGTTGATTGAGAAGCGTGGTGACCGTGTTAATACCCGCCATATCCTGTTGCGTCCGAAAGTCTCGGAAAAAGAACTGACCGAGGCTTGTGCCCGTCTGGATTCTATTGCAGATGATATTCGTGCTAACAAATTCACATTTGATGATGCCGCTGCCGTTATCTCACAAGATAAGGATACCCGCAACAATCACGGTATCATGGTGAACATCAATGAACATTCAGGTATCACTACTTCTAAGTTCCAGATGCAGGATCTTCCTCAAGACGTTGCTAAGGTAGTGGATAAGATGAATGTTGGCGAGATTTCCAAAGCTTTTACAATGATTAATGAGAAAGATGGAAAAGAAGTATGCGCTATCGTGAAATTGAAAACTAAAATCAATGGTCATAAAGCAACCATCGCGGAAGACTATCAGGATCTGAAAGAAATCGTAATGGATAAGCGTCGCGAAGAGGTGTTGCAGAAATGGATTCTGAACAAGCAAAAACACACTTATGTACGCATCAACGAAAACTGGCAGAAGTGTGACTTCAAGTATCCGGGTTGGGTCAAGAATGACTGATATAACCTTGCTTTGACTTTATATGCTGAAAAAGAATAAGAAAAATAAACAACAAGACAGGCATAGATGGCTCCTTATAGGCTTTCTATGCCTGTTTGGTGTATGTCTTGTGGCACAAGTGAGGCCGACGGGACAGAAACCCACGGCAGGGGCTTCGACAAAATCGACTGCGGATACGTCTAAGACGGCTCCCAAAACCAAAACGCCGGCGGGTAATAAGAAACAATCGGACAACAAGAAGCAACCGGAGAATAAAAAGACCAAAGTTTACTTGCTCCATGCTGACGAAGGACAGGCGGATAAGCTGGCACGTCCGGATGTGCAGGTGTTGATTGGTAACGTGAAGTTGCGCCATGACAGTATGTATATGTACTGTGACAGTGCACTGATTTTTGAGAAAACCAACTCCGTAGAAGCCTTCAGCAATGTGCGTATGGAACAGGGAGACACCTTGTTCATTTATGGTGATTATCTTTATTATGACGGAATGACGCAAATTGCGCAACTTCGTGAAAATGTGAAGATGATTAACCGGAACACGACCCTGCTGACGGACAGCTTGAACTACGACCGTCTCTACGATCTCGGATATTATTTCGAAGGGGGAACTTTGATGGATGAAGAGAATGTACTGACCTCCGATTGGGGCGAATATAGCCCTGCAACAAAACAGTCGGTATTCAACCATGATGTGAAGTTGGTGAACCCTAAGTTTGTGTTGACCTCCGATACATTGAGGTATAATACCGAAAACAAAATAGCAGTAATTCTCGGACCTTCCAATATTGTCAGTGATAATAATCATATCTATTCGGAACGGGGATTCTATAACACATTGACCGAACAAGCGGAATTGTTGGACCGTTCGGTCCTGACCAATCAGGGGAAGAAACTTGTAGGCGACAGTCTGTTCTATGACCGGATAATCGGTTACGGAGAAGCATTCGATAATGTGAAGATGACAGACTCCATCAATAAGAATATGCTGACGGGCGATTATTGTTTCTATAATGAATTGACGGACTCCGCGTTTGCAACAAAACGTGCTGTTGCTATCGATTATTCACAGGGAGACAGTCTTTATATGCATGGGGATACTTTGCAGATGGTGTCCTATAATCTGAATACCGATTCTTTGTACCGGTTGATGAAGGCTTACCATAAAGTACGTATGTATCGTACAGATGTTCAGGGAGTATGTGACTCACTGGTCTATAATTCGAAAGATTCTTGTATGACCATGTATACTGACCCTATTCTTTGGAATGACGGACAGCAACTGCTTGGTGAGCAGATCAAGATTTATATGAATGACAGCACGATTGACTGGGCGCACATTATCAACCAGGCGTTGACAGTGGAGATGAAAGACTCTATTCACTATAATCAAGTGTCCGGCAAGGAGATGAAAGCCTATTTCGTTAATGGAGATATGCGCCATATTGAAGTGATCGGTAATGTGCTGACAGCTTTTTATCCTGAAGAGAAAGACAGTACGATGACCGGATTTAATTGTCTGGAAGGTAGTATGCTGCATCTTTATATGAAGGATAAGAGAATGGAAAAAGGACTTTTTATCGGTAAATCCAACGGAACGATGTATCCGATGGACCAGATACCGCCTGATAAACTGCGTCTTCCTACTTTTGCCTGGTTCGATTATGTCCGTCCGCTAAATAAGGACGATATTTTCAACTGGCGCAGCAAGCGTGCGGGAGAAACATTGAAGCCGACTACCGACCGGCGACCAAAGACAGAAAAGCGAAACTTAATAAATATGAAGTAGTATGGGAATGTTTAACTCAATGAGAAAGCCCCGGGGCTTTAATCATCAATACATTTATGTAGACGAGCGGAAAGAAAAGCTCGCTAAGATGGAGGAGAACGCCAAACGTGACTTGGGGATGCTGCCGGAGAAAGAATTTAATCCGGAAGATATTCGCGGTAAATTCGTCGAAGGTACTACACATTTGAAAAGAAGAAAAGCAAGTGGCCGCAAACCGGTTTCTTTCGGAATCATACTGATAATCATTGCCTTCCTTCTCTATCTGTGGCATTATTTAGCAACAGGAAGCTGGAGTTTTTAATTGTTAATTTACGAAGTATGAGCGATATCATTCATTTGTTACCTGATTCGGTAGCTAACCAGATTGCTGCCGGTGAAGTGATACAACGTCCGGCATCTGTTATCAAGGAGCTAGTGGAGAATGCGATTGATGCAGATGCGCAAAATATACATGTGTTAGTGACTGATGCGGGTAAAACCTGTATTCAGGTGATTGATGATGGAAAAGGAATGTCCGAAACGGATGCCCGTCTCTCTTTTGAGCGGCATGCTACTTCCAAGATACGGGAAGCTGCGGACTTGTTTGCTTTGCGTACCATGGGATTTCGTGGGGAAGCATTGGCATCCATCGCAGCAGTGGCGCAGGTAGAACTGAAGACGCGTCCGGAATCGGAAGAACTGGGAACGAAACTGGTGATTGCGGGTTCTCAAGTGGAGAGCCAGGAGGCTATATCCTGTTCTAAAGGAAGTAACTTCTCTGTAAAGAACCTGTTCTTTAATGTGCCTGCCCGTCGTAAATTTTTAAAGGCTAATTCCACTGAATTGAGCAACATCCTTGCCGAATTTGAGCGTATCGCTTTGGTGCATCCGGAAGTTGCCTTTTCGCTTTATAGTAATGATTCGGAACTGTTCAATCTTCCGGTATCACAGTTACGCCAGCGTATTCTTGCTATTT includes:
- the guaB gene encoding IMP dehydrogenase; translated protein: MSFIADKIVMDGLTYDDVLLIPAYSEVLPRTVDLSTKFSKNIELKIPFVTAAMDTVTEAKMAIAIAREGGIGVIHKNMSIEEQARQVAIVKRAENGMIYDPVTIKRGSTVQDALDIMAEYKIGGIPVVDDEGYLVGIVTNRDLRFERDMAKHIDLVMTPKERLVTTNQSTDLESAAQILQKHKIEKLPIVGMDGKLIGLVTYKDITKAKDKPMACKDAKGRLRVAAGVGVTADTLERMQALVDAGADAIVIDTAHGHSKFVIEKLKEAKKRFPNIDIVVGNIATGEAAKALVEAGADAVKVGIGPGSICTTRVVAGVGVPQLSAVYDVAKALKGTGIPLIADGGLRYSGDVVKALAAGGYCVMIGSLVAGTEESPGDTIIFNGRKFKSYRGMGSLEAMENGSKDRYFQSGTADVKKLVPEGIAARVPYKGTLFEVVYQLTGGLRAGMGYCGAANIEKLHDAKFTRITNAGVMESHPHDVTITSESPNYSRPE
- a CDS encoding peptidylprolyl isomerase — its product is MKRSLLLGCISLFVVAVFAQEDPVLMRVNGREILRSEFEYAYRRYAERSNARLSSKEYAALFAQSKLKVEAARAAGLDTTSVFRKQQEKCRTELVESYLIDRQVMDSCARAIYQKMGLKARSGRVQVMQIFKRLPQTITSRHLEEEKTRMDSIYRMIQNQPDLNFNRLVEIYSDDKQSRWIECLETTSEFENVAFSLAKGMASQPFFTPEGIHILKVMDREETAAYENVSARLMERLRRKEILDKGTGAVLERLKKAWQYAPNQAAMEELLAKGRTEQTLFTIDGQAYTGTMFTHFASSHPQAVKRQLEGFIAKSLLDYESRNIDKKHPEIPYALRESDENYLVEEITRQKIDLPAANDRAGLATYFKFHSSDYRWESPRYRGVVLHCVDKKMAKQAKKMLKKVPEKEWADKLRQTFNTSGEEKIQVEQGIFADGDNKYIDKLVFKKGDFDPLMSYPFTIVVGEKMKGPDDYREVIDRVRKDYRSYLDTCWMRELSESGKVEINQEVLKTVNNN
- a CDS encoding peptidylprolyl isomerase, with product MKKFVNFRFVVTLVLAIFANVATYAQDNVVDEVVWVVGDEAILKSDVEEARMDALYNGRRFEGDPYCVIPEEIAVQKLFLHQAKLDSIEVSEAEIIQRVDMMTNMYIQQIGSREKMEEYFNKTSTQIRETLRDNARDGLTVQKMQQKLAGDIKVTPAEVRRYFKDLPQDSIPYIPTQVEVQIITLQPKIPVSEIEDVKRTLRDYTDRVTKGEIDFSTLARLYSEDKASAIKGGECGFMGRGMMDPAYANVAFSLQDPKKVSKIVESEFGFHIIQLIEKRGDRVNTRHILLRPKVSEKELTEACARLDSIADDIRANKFTFDDAAAVISQDKDTRNNHGIMVNINEHSGITTSKFQMQDLPQDVAKVVDKMNVGEISKAFTMINEKDGKEVCAIVKLKTKINGHKATIAEDYQDLKEIVMDKRREEVLQKWILNKQKHTYVRINENWQKCDFKYPGWVKND
- a CDS encoding OstA-like protein; this translates as MLKKNKKNKQQDRHRWLLIGFLCLFGVCLVAQVRPTGQKPTAGASTKSTADTSKTAPKTKTPAGNKKQSDNKKQPENKKTKVYLLHADEGQADKLARPDVQVLIGNVKLRHDSMYMYCDSALIFEKTNSVEAFSNVRMEQGDTLFIYGDYLYYDGMTQIAQLRENVKMINRNTTLLTDSLNYDRLYDLGYYFEGGTLMDEENVLTSDWGEYSPATKQSVFNHDVKLVNPKFVLTSDTLRYNTENKIAVILGPSNIVSDNNHIYSERGFYNTLTEQAELLDRSVLTNQGKKLVGDSLFYDRIIGYGEAFDNVKMTDSINKNMLTGDYCFYNELTDSAFATKRAVAIDYSQGDSLYMHGDTLQMVSYNLNTDSLYRLMKAYHKVRMYRTDVQGVCDSLVYNSKDSCMTMYTDPILWNDGQQLLGEQIKIYMNDSTIDWAHIINQALTVEMKDSIHYNQVSGKEMKAYFVNGDMRHIEVIGNVLTAFYPEEKDSTMTGFNCLEGSMLHLYMKDKRMEKGLFIGKSNGTMYPMDQIPPDKLRLPTFAWFDYVRPLNKDDIFNWRSKRAGETLKPTTDRRPKTEKRNLINMK